In Chlamydiota bacterium, a genomic segment contains:
- a CDS encoding oligosaccharide flippase family protein yields the protein MTELKEKIGRSTVLTFLAHFLKLAVAFVLLPYIVSTIGKERFGLWVIVVVVTQYCGLADLGIAHPLSKYIAEYYAKREPDRINQVVTTGLAFYVVFGAVVLTVVCAMSGFFLRLFAFPPALYPDALFALRIGVLIFVIELAAACVTSVLRGLQRIDVTRKVQMLYVVINAAGTVLVLWMGFGLRGLFLNDLACLCATAALEIGLSFAALPSLRIARRFLSSEMFRRLFSFGIRVQMSRFSALIGFQLDKVLIGYFLSVGLVTYYEIGAKISFALRQLPLLVFPILVPAFSELSVRRNRAEIYDFAVRLSKVLAFAAVPCTVFTIFAAPRFIEAWVGPGYGLSARVTRLLSVGYLADVLPLILYAVLQGMERPHFQMWTSTLSAAANLVLSVALIRWIGFIGAPLGTCIAMTVTSAFFVWIAHRFFFRVRALPALRRTLRAPCAASALALVPLVACDRAPSLLSAPPSRLANLGILSLQGLLFLAAYLVLARRLGHFTREEKEELGRYVPCARLLLG from the coding sequence ATGACCGAACTCAAAGAGAAGATCGGCCGAAGCACCGTGCTCACCTTCCTGGCCCACTTCCTGAAGCTCGCGGTCGCCTTCGTCCTCCTTCCCTACATCGTCTCCACGATCGGGAAGGAGCGGTTCGGCCTCTGGGTGATCGTGGTCGTGGTCACGCAGTACTGCGGCCTGGCGGACCTCGGGATCGCCCATCCGCTCTCGAAGTACATCGCGGAGTATTACGCCAAACGGGAGCCGGACCGGATCAACCAGGTGGTGACGACCGGCCTCGCCTTCTACGTCGTCTTTGGCGCCGTCGTTCTCACCGTCGTCTGCGCGATGAGCGGCTTCTTCCTTCGCCTGTTCGCCTTTCCCCCCGCCCTGTACCCCGACGCCCTCTTCGCCCTTCGGATCGGCGTGCTGATCTTCGTCATCGAGCTCGCCGCGGCGTGCGTGACCTCCGTGCTGCGGGGCCTTCAGCGGATCGACGTCACCCGCAAGGTCCAGATGCTCTACGTCGTCATCAACGCCGCCGGGACCGTGCTCGTCCTCTGGATGGGGTTCGGCCTCCGCGGCCTCTTTCTGAACGATCTCGCCTGCCTCTGCGCCACCGCCGCCCTCGAGATCGGGCTCTCCTTCGCCGCCCTCCCGTCGCTGCGCATCGCCCGTCGCTTCCTCTCGTCCGAGATGTTCAGGAGGCTCTTCAGCTTCGGCATCAGGGTCCAGATGAGCCGGTTCTCGGCCCTGATCGGCTTCCAGCTCGACAAGGTGCTGATCGGCTACTTCCTCTCCGTCGGCCTGGTGACCTACTACGAGATCGGCGCCAAGATCTCCTTCGCCCTCCGCCAGCTCCCGCTCCTCGTCTTCCCGATCCTCGTTCCCGCCTTCTCGGAACTGTCGGTGCGCCGGAACCGGGCCGAGATCTACGACTTCGCCGTGCGCCTGTCGAAGGTGCTCGCCTTCGCCGCGGTGCCGTGCACCGTCTTCACGATCTTCGCCGCGCCGCGGTTCATCGAGGCGTGGGTGGGTCCGGGGTACGGGCTGTCGGCGCGGGTCACGCGGCTCCTCTCCGTCGGGTACCTGGCGGACGTCCTTCCCCTGATCCTCTACGCCGTCCTGCAGGGGATGGAGCGGCCCCATTTCCAGATGTGGACCTCGACCCTCTCCGCCGCCGCCAACCTCGTCCTCAGTGTCGCCCTGATCCGCTGGATCGGCTTCATCGGCGCGCCGCTGGGCACCTGCATCGCGATGACCGTCACCTCCGCGTTCTTCGTCTGGATCGCCCACCGGTTCTTCTTCCGGGTCCGGGCCCTTCCGGCGCTCAGACGCACGCTGCGTGCGCCGTGCGCCGCGAGCGCGCTCGCCCTCGTCCCGCTCGTCGCCTGCGACCGCGCCCCGTCGCTCCTCTCCGCCCCGCCGTCGCGGCTCGCCAACCTCGGCATCCTTTCCCTCCAGGGGCTGCTCTTCCTTGCGGCGTACCTCGTCCTCGCCCGGCGTCTGGGGCACTTCACGCGGGAGGAGAAGGAGGAGCTCGGGCGGTATGTGCCGTGCGCGCGCCTGCTGCTCGGCTGA
- a CDS encoding 6-phosphogluconolactonase encodes MAFQVIVAGDFDRMSELAAGLVLDDIRRAGAPYVLGLATGNSPTGVYKRLAAAANAGLFDPSGIRSFNLDEYVGLPGENAQQRAIHKESYSYFMIQELFGLLRVKFRETNVPWGALIDRARLETEMEQSPGDWTLRGADSGKAIVIDKGAKSGYLRWVREEVLDAYAAKIAGLGGIDLQIVGVGGRGHVGFHEVGIPFEIDPMLLVKLDRSTIGYAVTDGHFSAAEESPSYAVSMSAPLIYRARTVLLIASGARKADAVAKALLMEPDCSVPISYGHHLARGGGRMIFVLDRQAAAGVLAQAERLRDRGIELEDRSR; translated from the coding sequence ATGGCGTTTCAGGTGATCGTGGCCGGCGATTTCGACCGGATGAGCGAGCTGGCCGCCGGCCTCGTGCTCGACGATATCCGGCGGGCCGGGGCCCCGTACGTGCTCGGCCTGGCCACCGGGAACTCCCCCACCGGCGTCTACAAGCGGCTGGCCGCCGCCGCCAACGCGGGCCTCTTCGATCCCTCCGGGATACGCAGCTTCAACCTCGACGAGTATGTCGGACTGCCCGGGGAGAACGCCCAGCAGCGCGCGATCCACAAGGAGAGCTACAGCTACTTCATGATCCAGGAGCTGTTCGGTCTCCTGCGGGTGAAGTTCCGGGAGACGAATGTCCCCTGGGGCGCGCTCATCGACCGGGCCCGGCTCGAGACCGAGATGGAGCAGAGCCCCGGCGACTGGACGCTGCGCGGCGCCGACTCCGGCAAGGCGATCGTGATCGACAAGGGGGCGAAATCAGGCTACCTGCGCTGGGTCCGGGAGGAGGTGCTGGACGCCTATGCGGCCAAGATCGCCGGGCTGGGCGGTATCGACCTGCAGATCGTCGGCGTCGGCGGCCGCGGCCACGTCGGGTTCCACGAGGTCGGCATCCCCTTCGAGATCGACCCGATGCTGCTGGTCAAGCTGGACCGCAGCACCATCGGGTACGCGGTAACCGACGGCCATTTCTCCGCCGCGGAGGAGAGCCCGTCGTACGCCGTGTCGATGAGCGCCCCGCTGATCTACCGGGCCCGCACCGTGCTGCTGATCGCCTCCGGCGCGCGCAAGGCGGACGCGGTGGCGAAGGCGCTCTTGATGGAGCCGGACTGCTCCGTGCCGATCTCGTACGGGCACCACCTGGCGAGGGGGGGCGGCCGGATGATCTTCGTGCTGGACCGGCAGGCCGCCGCCGGGGTGCTGGCGCAGGCGGAGCGGCTCAGGGACCGCGGGATCGAACTGGAGGACAGGAGCCGGTAG
- a CDS encoding zinc ribbon domain-containing protein: MPIYEYACSRCAKIFSFLVRNTASHKAPKCPKCGGGGMRRAISAFRVGRSEESRMEKLADPSALSGIDENDPKSIARWMRKMGGELGEEMPGEIDEMAERLEAGEDPEGIEGDGGAGFSRDDSGTLYDA, from the coding sequence ATGCCGATCTACGAGTACGCCTGTTCGCGCTGCGCGAAGATCTTCAGTTTCCTCGTGCGGAACACCGCCTCGCATAAGGCGCCGAAATGTCCGAAGTGCGGCGGGGGCGGGATGCGGCGCGCCATCTCGGCCTTCCGGGTCGGCCGGAGCGAGGAGTCGCGCATGGAGAAGCTCGCCGACCCGTCCGCCCTCTCCGGCATCGACGAAAACGACCCGAAATCCATCGCCCGATGGATGCGGAAGATGGGCGGGGAGCTGGGCGAGGAGATGCCCGGGGAGATCGACGAGATGGCCGAACGCCTCGAGGCGGGGGAGGACCCGGAGGGGATCGAGGGGGACGGCGGAGCGGGTTTCAGCAGGGACGACTCCGGCACGCTCTACGATGCGTAG
- a CDS encoding UDP-N-acetylglucosamine pyrophosphorylase, translating to MSEPPGLSPSVLELVKRGVVIRCPGSVEVDPSVDPARIAPGAIIHAGCRLSGSATSVGPGSELGKEGPVVLEDCQLGSRVALKGGFFSGATFLDGVSMGGAAHVRPGTLLEEEAGGAHAVGFKQTILLSYVTAGSLINFCDALMAGGTSRKDHSEIGSSYVHFNYTPHQDKATPSLVGDVPGGVMLNQAPIFLGGQGGLIGPVRIAYGVVVPAGTICRRDLLEARKLFVAPPLLRETRAFAPGVYRGIDRIVANNLIYIGNLWALEAWYRTVRERTMAADAFSRACRAGALARLGEAVSERLKRLKELAAAMPSSLRRARAETGEELPPQVRSQQQGLIDRWPEIEAGVKAGPSPDAGAADRDAFLEAWERVDAGAGHVEAVQSLAPAARASGTAWLQAIVDSAAALWRRA from the coding sequence ATGAGTGAACCGCCGGGCCTGTCGCCGTCCGTGCTGGAGCTGGTGAAGCGGGGGGTCGTGATCCGCTGCCCCGGTTCAGTCGAGGTGGACCCGTCGGTCGACCCCGCCCGCATTGCGCCCGGCGCGATCATCCACGCGGGCTGCCGGCTCTCCGGGTCCGCGACCTCCGTCGGCCCCGGCTCCGAGCTCGGCAAAGAGGGGCCGGTCGTCCTGGAGGATTGCCAGCTCGGGAGCCGTGTCGCGCTGAAGGGCGGCTTCTTCTCCGGGGCGACGTTCCTGGACGGGGTTTCGATGGGCGGCGCGGCGCACGTGCGCCCGGGCACGCTGCTGGAGGAGGAGGCCGGGGGGGCGCACGCGGTCGGCTTCAAACAGACGATCCTCCTCTCCTACGTGACGGCGGGCAGCCTGATCAACTTCTGCGACGCCCTGATGGCGGGCGGGACCAGCCGGAAAGACCACAGCGAGATCGGCTCCTCCTACGTCCATTTCAACTACACCCCCCACCAGGACAAGGCCACCCCCTCGCTGGTCGGCGACGTGCCGGGCGGGGTGATGCTGAACCAGGCGCCGATTTTCCTGGGGGGGCAGGGGGGACTGATCGGCCCCGTGCGCATCGCGTACGGCGTCGTCGTCCCCGCCGGGACGATCTGCCGGAGGGACCTCCTCGAGGCGCGGAAGCTGTTCGTCGCGCCGCCCCTGCTGCGGGAGACGCGCGCGTTCGCGCCGGGCGTCTACCGGGGCATCGACAGAATCGTCGCGAACAACCTGATCTACATCGGCAACCTCTGGGCGCTCGAGGCATGGTACCGGACCGTCCGGGAGCGCACGATGGCCGCGGACGCCTTCAGCCGGGCATGCCGCGCGGGCGCGCTGGCGCGGCTCGGCGAGGCGGTCTCGGAGCGTTTGAAGCGCCTGAAGGAGCTGGCCGCCGCGATGCCGTCCTCCCTGCGCCGCGCCCGGGCCGAGACCGGCGAGGAGCTGCCGCCGCAGGTCCGGTCGCAGCAGCAGGGGCTGATCGACCGCTGGCCGGAGATCGAGGCGGGGGTGAAGGCGGGTCCGTCGCCGGACGCCGGCGCGGCGGACCGGGACGCCTTCCTGGAGGCGTGGGAACGGGTCGACGCGGGCGCCGGGCACGTCGAGGCGGTGCAAAGCCTCGCACCGGCCGCGCGCGCGTCGGGTACGGCCTGGCTGCAGGCGATCGTGGATTCGGCGGCCGCGCTCTGGAGACGCGCATAG
- a CDS encoding phosphoglucosamine mutase — protein sequence MGRLFGTDGVRGVANVHPMTAEMALEIGRAAAYVCKRHKTRRHSIVIGKDTRLSGYMLESALTAGICSMGVDVLLVGPMSTPGIAFITRSMRADAGVVISASHNPYQDNGIKLFSRDGFKLPDAVEDEIEKLITGGRIKNIRPTADEIGKAHRIDDAMGRYIVFCKSSFPETLSLEGMRIVLDCANGATYKAAPTIFSELGAEVTVMHCAPDGLNINDRCGSLYTEGLSARVRDLEADIGLAFDGDGDRLIAVDETGREITGDHMMAICAKWYKEQGLLENNLVIATVMSNFGFFVALREMGIEPGVSKVGDRYVLEMMREKGAVLGGEASGHLIFLNHHTTGDGIISALQLLSALRHYRQPLSVLARVMTLSPQRMINVDVKTKPPLDSIPELRKAIKEAESELGDRGRVLIRYSGTQAMCRVMVEGPSQETTDRLTRALADVVARSIG from the coding sequence ATGGGACGGTTGTTCGGCACCGACGGGGTCCGGGGGGTCGCCAACGTGCACCCGATGACGGCGGAGATGGCGCTGGAGATCGGCCGCGCCGCAGCGTACGTCTGCAAGCGGCACAAGACCCGGCGTCACTCGATCGTGATCGGCAAGGACACGCGGCTGAGCGGGTACATGCTGGAGTCGGCCCTGACGGCCGGGATCTGCTCGATGGGCGTGGACGTGCTGCTGGTGGGCCCGATGAGCACGCCCGGCATCGCCTTCATCACGCGGTCGATGCGGGCGGACGCCGGTGTGGTGATATCGGCCTCCCACAACCCGTACCAGGACAACGGGATCAAGCTCTTCTCGCGCGACGGCTTCAAGCTTCCGGACGCCGTGGAGGACGAGATCGAGAAGCTGATCACCGGCGGGCGCATCAAGAACATCCGGCCGACGGCCGACGAGATCGGGAAGGCCCACCGCATCGACGACGCGATGGGCCGGTACATCGTCTTCTGCAAGAGCAGCTTCCCCGAGACCCTGTCGCTGGAGGGGATGCGGATCGTGCTCGATTGCGCCAACGGCGCCACGTACAAGGCCGCCCCCACGATCTTCTCCGAGCTGGGCGCGGAGGTGACGGTCATGCACTGCGCCCCCGACGGGCTCAACATCAACGACCGGTGCGGCTCCCTGTACACGGAGGGGCTGAGCGCCAGGGTCCGCGACCTCGAGGCCGACATCGGCCTCGCGTTCGACGGCGACGGCGACCGGCTCATCGCCGTGGACGAGACCGGGCGGGAGATCACCGGCGACCATATGATGGCGATCTGCGCGAAATGGTACAAGGAGCAGGGCCTGCTCGAGAACAACCTGGTGATCGCGACGGTGATGAGCAACTTCGGCTTCTTCGTCGCCCTGCGGGAGATGGGGATCGAGCCGGGCGTGAGCAAGGTCGGCGACCGGTATGTCCTTGAGATGATGCGGGAGAAGGGCGCCGTGCTGGGCGGCGAGGCGTCCGGGCACCTGATCTTTTTGAACCACCACACGACCGGGGACGGGATCATCTCCGCCCTCCAGCTTCTCTCGGCCCTGCGGCATTACCGGCAACCGCTCTCCGTGCTCGCCCGGGTGATGACCCTCTCGCCCCAGCGGATGATCAACGTGGATGTCAAGACGAAGCCGCCGCTGGATTCGATCCCCGAGCTCCGGAAGGCGATCAAGGAGGCGGAGTCCGAACTTGGGGACAGGGGCCGCGTGCTCATCCGGTATTCGGGCACGCAGGCGATGTGCCGGGTGATGGTCGAGGGCCCCTCGCAGGAGACGACCGACCGGCTGACCCGGGCGCTGGCGGACGTGGTGGCGAGAAGCATCGGCTGA